AGGTGGATCAGACTCGCTTGGTCTGTCGCCAGACGAATGGAAAGCGCTCGGCTTTAGTAGTGGTGACCCACAGGTTATTTCACCAGCAGATAAGATTCAGACAGGGAAATTAATCAAGCTCATTCTTGAAAATGCGGCTGAGGAAATTAACGGCAAATTAAAACCAAGTTAATCATGCAGCAGTCACTAACAGAAAAAGTTGCGCAGTTGCTGACTTTGGAAAACATGCCAGAGTCGCAGCAGTTGGCAGTGTGCGAGCGAGTGGGCAGTATCGCACTCGAGGCGGCGCTAAATCGACAATTAGTTTCCTTAACACCCGAACAAGTTGCTGAGCTTGAGTTGTACCTTGATGTGCATGATGATTCCGCAAACATTTTTTCATTTCTGATTGAACGTTATCCAATGCTCGAGACGTATTTTGAGGAAGAAGTGATGGCACTGCAGCTCGAGATTATATCGATTATGTCATAGTGAGAAACAGCCCTAGGTATAGGGTTGTTTTCGTGTATAATCAGCGAATTAATCATAATCGCGGCGGGGGTGATTATTGCGCCGGATATTTTCTTTAGAAAATATCCGGCGCAAGAAACATCCGCTCAAAATTTCATGTTAGATATAAAATTCATCCGAGAAAACTTAGACGTAGTCAAAATGGCGGCCAAGAAGAAGAAGTCGTCGATTGACCTCGATCGACTAGTCGCCGTGGATGATTCCCGCCGCGATTTGATGCAACGTCTTGAAGAAAAACGGGCTGAGCAAAATAAGGTGTCAGACGGTATTCCGACTGCTCAAGATTCAGCAGTTCGCCAGCAACTCATCGAGCAAATGCAGGGGCTCAAGGCCGAGATTCAAAAAGAAGAAGAGGCGCTAAAGCCAGTGATGGAAGAGTGGCAGGCGCTGATGCTTCAGGTACCTAATGTGCCAGATATGTCTGTACCCGATGGTGACAGTGATGCTGATAATGAAGAAGTGAAAACGTGGGGCGAGCAGACTAAGTTTCCGTTTGAAGCGAAAGATCATGTCGAGCTCATGCAAAAGCATGGCATGGTAGATTTTGAGCGTGGTGCGAAGGTGCATGGTTTCCGTGGGTACTACCTCTTAGGTGACGGCGCTAAGCTTTCTTGGGCGATTTGGAACTACGCCAATCAATTCTTTATGGAAAAGGGCTTTACGCCTGTATTGCCACCAGCGGTAGTGCGTAAATCAAATCTCTACGGTACCGGTCACTTACCAAATGATGCTGATGATGTGTATCGTACCCAGGACGAGGATTACCTTATTGGTACGAGCGAGGTGTCGGTTATGGGGTATTATGCTGACGAGATTATCGATAAAGAGCTTTTCCCGGTTAAAT
The nucleotide sequence above comes from Candidatus Nomurabacteria bacterium. Encoded proteins:
- the serS gene encoding serine--tRNA ligase encodes the protein MLDIKFIRENLDVVKMAAKKKKSSIDLDRLVAVDDSRRDLMQRLEEKRAEQNKVSDGIPTAQDSAVRQQLIEQMQGLKAEIQKEEEALKPVMEEWQALMLQVPNVPDMSVPDGDSDADNEEVKTWGEQTKFPFEAKDHVELMQKHGMVDFERGAKVHGFRGYYLLGDGAKLSWAIWNYANQFFMEKGFTPVLPPAVVRKSNLYGTGHLPNDADDVYRTQDEDYLIGTSEVSVMGYYADEIIDKELFPVKFLGFSPCFRREAGSHGKDTRGLIRVHEFYKLEQVMLCEASHEESVRWHEWINRNTEEFIESLGIPYRTVLNCGGDLGQGQVKKYDVELWVPGEHTYREISSASYFHDFQTRRFNIRYRDAEGKVRYAHSLNCTAIPTPRILVSLMENFQQEDGAIKIPEKLVPYFGKDKIG